The following are from one region of the Gloeomargarita lithophora Alchichica-D10 genome:
- a CDS encoding TrkH family potassium uptake protein: protein MTPARTICLGFLLVIGVGTLLLWLPLSTQAPGWNSLLTALFTSTSAVCVTGLSVVDVGTYYSFWGQLILVLLVQIGGLGYMTSMTLLMLLLGRRFRLKDKLAVQQALDQTGMGGVKNLLRSILIATAAIEVLGVLALLPIFTPKFGFWGGLWHSIFHSINSFNNAGFSLFANSFMNYFNSPLLVVTTTGLILLGGIGYQVLLEFYLRFTSKYPDRFAFSLNTKVAVSTTLVLLGMGTVAFWLIEANNPATLGGMNWGERVLAAWFQAVTPRTAGFNTIDIGQMTATGLFFTIVLMFIGASPGGTGGGIKTTTLRVLVRATRAILRGHEEVIIYEREIPPTLIYKAIGVLIGSMSLVLLILSLVSITETEQGFTFLQLFFEVVSAFATVGLSTGITGGLTLSGKLLIILTMYAGRVGVLLLMAALFREPRPLRTHYPEETFLVG, encoded by the coding sequence CACCCAGGCTCCGGGCTGGAATTCCCTATTGACGGCATTATTTACCTCAACTTCGGCGGTGTGCGTCACCGGGTTGTCGGTGGTGGATGTTGGTACATATTACTCTTTTTGGGGACAATTGATTCTGGTGCTGTTGGTGCAGATTGGCGGGTTGGGGTACATGACCTCCATGACGTTACTGATGCTGTTGCTGGGACGACGGTTTCGCCTCAAGGATAAACTGGCGGTACAACAGGCTTTGGATCAAACAGGGATGGGGGGGGTCAAAAATTTGTTGCGCTCTATTTTGATCGCTACTGCCGCTATTGAAGTTCTGGGAGTGCTGGCGTTACTGCCAATTTTTACCCCAAAATTTGGTTTTTGGGGGGGGCTGTGGCATAGCATTTTTCATAGCATTAATTCATTTAATAATGCGGGATTTAGCTTATTTGCCAATAGTTTTATGAATTATTTTAATTCCCCTCTGTTGGTGGTTACGACCACGGGTCTGATTCTTTTGGGGGGGATTGGCTATCAGGTACTTCTGGAATTTTACCTACGGTTCACTTCTAAATATCCTGACCGATTCGCTTTTAGCCTCAATACCAAAGTGGCTGTGAGTACCACCCTGGTTCTCTTGGGGATGGGCACGGTGGCGTTTTGGTTGATTGAGGCTAACAATCCGGCCACCCTCGGAGGGATGAATTGGGGGGAACGGGTTTTGGCCGCCTGGTTTCAAGCGGTTACCCCCCGGACGGCGGGTTTTAATACCATTGATATTGGTCAAATGACGGCCACGGGTTTGTTTTTTACCATTGTTTTGATGTTTATTGGTGCCAGTCCGGGGGGGACAGGGGGAGGGATAAAAACCACGACGTTGCGGGTGTTGGTGCGGGCAACCCGGGCGATTTTGCGGGGGCATGAGGAGGTGATTATCTATGAACGGGAAATCCCGCCCACGTTGATTTATAAGGCGATTGGGGTTTTGATTGGCTCCATGTCGTTGGTTTTATTGATCCTCAGTCTGGTTTCAATTACGGAAACGGAACAGGGATTTACCTTTTTGCAATTGTTTTTTGAGGTGGTTTCCGCCTTTGCTACCGTTGGGCTTTCGACCGGGATTACCGGTGGTTTAACCCTGTCGGGGAAATTATTGATCATCCTCACCATGTATGCCGGTCGGGTGGGGGTCTTGCTGCTCATGGCGGCTTTGTTCCGGGAACCCCGTCCCCTGCGTACCCATTACCCAGAGGAGACTTTTTTGGTAGGGTAG